A window of the Pangasianodon hypophthalmus isolate fPanHyp1 chromosome 12, fPanHyp1.pri, whole genome shotgun sequence genome harbors these coding sequences:
- the mpp2b gene encoding MAGUK p55 subfamily member 2b isoform X4 → MPVASSSSDSAMHSVVDTLSDSTGSTTANDLDLIFLKGIMESPVAHERFEEPKLEAVRENNVELVQDILKDLTPLTQQSQAAHELARILSEPHFQSLLETHDSVASKSYETPPPSPCVFMDPALNNQPVPPDAVRMVGIRKVSGEHLGVTFRVEGGELVIARILHGGMIDQQGLLHVGDVIKEVNGKEVGSDPKVLQDMLKEASGSVVLKILPSYQEPHTPRQAFVKCHFDYDPAHDNLIPCKEAGLRFHSGEILQIFNQDDPNWWQACHLEGGSAGLIPSQLLEEKRKAFVKRDLELNTAGPLCAGMGGKKKKRMMYLTTKNAEFDRHELLIYEEVAKVPPFRRKTLVLIGAQGVGRRNLKNKLLMSQPHRYGTTTPYTSRKPKVDEKEGQMYLFMSRSEMEADIKSGRFLEHGEYDGNLYGTKINSIHEVIESGKVCILDVNPQALKVLRTAEFLPYVVFIEAPDFEVLKDMNRSAIEAGVVTKQLTDCELKRTVEESERIQRAYGHYFDLTIVNDNLDGAYRSLKGALERLSTEHQWVPVSWVF, encoded by the exons GCCCATGAGCGATTCGAGGAGCCGAAGCTGGAGGCAGTGAGGGAGAACAATGTGGAACTGGTGCAGGACATCCTGAAAGATCTCACACCGCTCACCCAACAGAGCCAGGCAGCACACGAACTTGCCCGGATACTCAGTGAGCCACACtttcag TCCCTGCTGGAAACACACGACTCTGTAGCTTCCAAAAGCTACGAGACTCCACCACCCAGCCCCTGTGTCTTCATGGACCCTGCCCTCAACAACCAGCCCGTCCCTCCCGATGCTGTCAGGATGGTCGGCATACGCAAAGTCTCTGGAGAACATCTG GGCGTGACGTTCCGTGTGGAGGGCGGCGAGCTGGTGATCGCACGCATCCTGCATGGTGGTATGATCGATCAGCAGGGCCTCCTGCATGTCGGTGATGTCATCAAAGAGGTCAACGGGAAGGAGGTGGGCAGCGACCCCAAAGTGCTGCAGGACATGCTAAAGGAAGCCAGTGGCAGCGTCGTGCTCAAGATCCTGCCCAGCTACCAGGAACCACACACACCCCGCCAG gcatTTGTGAAATGCCACTTTGATTACGACCCCGCTCACGATAATCTGATCCCCTGCAAGGAGGCTGGCCTTCGGTTCCACAGTGGCGAAATCCTGCAGATCTTCAACCAGGATGATCCCAACTGGTGGCAG GCGTGTCACCTGGAGGGCGGCAGCGCAGGTCTGATCCCCAGCCAGCTGCtggaggagaagagaaaagcGTTCGTGAAGAGAGACCTGGAGCTAAACACAGCAG GACCTCTGTGTGCAGGCATGggggggaagaagaagaagagaatgaTGTACCTGACCACCAAGAATGCAG AGTTTGACAGACACGAGCTGCTGATCTACGAGGAGGTGGCGAAGGTGCCGCCGTTCCGGAGAAAGACTCTGGTGCTGATCGGCGCTCAGGGAGTCGGACGCCGCAACCTGAAAAACAAGCTGCTGATGTCACAACCTCATCGCTACGGCACCACAACACCCt ACACGTCCCGTAAGCCCAAAGTGGACGAGAAGGAGGGACAGATGTACCTGTTCATGTCACGCAGTGAGATGGAGGCGGACATTAAGAGCGGCCGCTTCCTGGAGCACGGCGAGTACGACGGGAACCTGTACGGCACCAAGATCAACTCCATCCACGAGGTGATCGAGTCGGGCAAAGTCTGCATCCTGGACGTCAACCCACAG GCTCTCAAAGTGCTGCGGACGGCCGAGTTCCTGCCCTACGTCGTGTTCATCGAAGCCCCCGACTTTGAAGTTCTCAAGGACATGAACAGATCTGCGATCGAGGCTGGAGTCGTCACCAAACAGCTCACT gactgCGAGCTGAAGAGGACGGTGGAGGAGAGCGAGAGGATCCAGAGAGCTTACGGTCACTACTTCGACCTCACCATCGTCAACGATAACCTGGACGGCGCGTATCGCAGCCTGAAGGGGGCGCTAGAGAGACTGAGCACCGAGCACCAGTGGGTTCCTGTGAGCTGGGTTTTCTGA
- the psmc5 gene encoding 26S proteasome regulatory subunit 8 isoform X1, giving the protein MALDGVDHMELEDSKGGSGLRQYYLSKIEELQLTVNEKSQNLRRLQAQRNELNAKVRLLREELQLLQEQGSYVGEVVRAMDKKKVLVKVHPEGKFVVDVDKNIDINDVTPNCRVALRNDSYTLHKILPNKVDPLVSLMMVEKVPDSTYEMIGGLDKQIKEIKEVIELPVKHPELFEALGIAQPKGVLLYGPPGTGKTLLARAVAHHTDCTFIRVSGSELVQKFIGEGARMVRELFVMAREHAPSIIFMDEIDSIGSSRLEGGSGGDSEVQRTMLELLNQLDGFEATKNIKVIMATNRIDILDSALLRPGRIDRKIEFPPPNEEARLDILKIHSRKMNLTRGINLRKIAELMPGASGAEVKGVCTEAGMYALRERRVHVTQEDFEMAVAKVMQKDSEKNMSIKKLWK; this is encoded by the exons ATGGCGCTAGACGGAGTTGATCAT ATGGAGCTGGAGGACAGTAAAGGAGGCTCAGGTCTCCGGCAGTATTACCTGTCCAAAATCGAGGAGTTACAG CTGACTGTGAACGAGAAGAGCCAGAACCTTCGGCGTCTGCAGGCCCAGAGAAATGAGCTTAATGCTAAAG TGCGTCTGCTTCGTGAGGAGCTGCAGCTGCTGCAGGAACAGGGCTCGTACGTGGGCGAGGTGGTCCGAGCCATGGACAAGAAGAAAGTGCTGGTGAAG GTTCACCCCGAGGGGAAGTTTGTGGTGGACGTGGACAAGAACATCGACATTAATGAT GTGACCCCGAACTGCCGGGTAGCGCTGCGTAACGacagctacacactgcacaagATCCTCCCCAACAAGGTGGACCCTCTTGTGTCGCTCATGATGGTGGAGAAG GTGCCTGACTCTACCTACGAGATGATTGGTGGTCTGGACAAGCAGATCAAAGAGATCAAGGAGGTGATCGAGCTGCCCGTCAAGCACCCGGAGCTCTTCGAGGCCCTCGGGATCGCACAGCCGAAG GGGGTGCTGCTGTACGGACCTCCTGGCACCGGGAAGACGCTGCTGGCCCGAGCCGTGGCTCATCACACCGACTGCACCTTCATCCGCGTCTCCGGCTCCGAGCTTGTGCAGAAGTTCATCGGAGAGG GAGCGCGAATGGTGCGTGAGCTATTCGTGATGGCGCGTGAGCATGCGCCCTCCATCATCTTCATGGATGAGATCGACTCCATCGGCTCCTCGCGTCTCGAGGGAGGCTCTGGTGGAGACAGTGAGGTGCAGCGTACCATGCTCGAGCTCCTCAACCAGCTCGACGGCTTCGAGGCCACCAAGAACATCAAG GTCATCATGGCCACCAACCGCATAGACATCCTCGACTCGGCTCTGCTCCGGCCCGGCCGCATCGACCGGAAGATCGAGTTCCCACCTCCCAACGAGGAG GCCCGTCTGGACATCCTGAAGATCCACTCACGCAAAATGAATCTGACACGTGGCATCAACCTGCGCAAAATCGCCGAGCTCATGCCAGGGGCATCAGGTGCTGAGGTTAAG GGCGTTTGTACAGAAGCCGGTATGTACGCCCTGCGAGAGAGGAGGGTCCACGTCACCCAGGAAGATTTCGAGATGGCTGTCGCAAAG GTGATGCAGAAGGACAGCGAGAAGAACATGTCTATCAAGAAGCTCTGGAAGTAG
- the psmc5 gene encoding 26S proteasome regulatory subunit 8 isoform X3: protein MELEDSKGGSGLRQYYLSKIEELQLTVNEKSQNLRRLQAQRNELNAKVRLLREELQLLQEQGSYVGEVVRAMDKKKVLVKVHPEGKFVVDVDKNIDINDVTPNCRVALRNDSYTLHKILPNKVDPLVSLMMVEKVPDSTYEMIGGLDKQIKEIKEVIELPVKHPELFEALGIAQPKGVLLYGPPGTGKTLLARAVAHHTDCTFIRVSGSELVQKFIGEGARMVRELFVMAREHAPSIIFMDEIDSIGSSRLEGGSGGDSEVQRTMLELLNQLDGFEATKNIKVIMATNRIDILDSALLRPGRIDRKIEFPPPNEEARLDILKIHSRKMNLTRGINLRKIAELMPGASGAEVKGVCTEAGMYALRERRVHVTQEDFEMAVAKVMQKDSEKNMSIKKLWK, encoded by the exons ATGGAGCTGGAGGACAGTAAAGGAGGCTCAGGTCTCCGGCAGTATTACCTGTCCAAAATCGAGGAGTTACAG CTGACTGTGAACGAGAAGAGCCAGAACCTTCGGCGTCTGCAGGCCCAGAGAAATGAGCTTAATGCTAAAG TGCGTCTGCTTCGTGAGGAGCTGCAGCTGCTGCAGGAACAGGGCTCGTACGTGGGCGAGGTGGTCCGAGCCATGGACAAGAAGAAAGTGCTGGTGAAG GTTCACCCCGAGGGGAAGTTTGTGGTGGACGTGGACAAGAACATCGACATTAATGAT GTGACCCCGAACTGCCGGGTAGCGCTGCGTAACGacagctacacactgcacaagATCCTCCCCAACAAGGTGGACCCTCTTGTGTCGCTCATGATGGTGGAGAAG GTGCCTGACTCTACCTACGAGATGATTGGTGGTCTGGACAAGCAGATCAAAGAGATCAAGGAGGTGATCGAGCTGCCCGTCAAGCACCCGGAGCTCTTCGAGGCCCTCGGGATCGCACAGCCGAAG GGGGTGCTGCTGTACGGACCTCCTGGCACCGGGAAGACGCTGCTGGCCCGAGCCGTGGCTCATCACACCGACTGCACCTTCATCCGCGTCTCCGGCTCCGAGCTTGTGCAGAAGTTCATCGGAGAGG GAGCGCGAATGGTGCGTGAGCTATTCGTGATGGCGCGTGAGCATGCGCCCTCCATCATCTTCATGGATGAGATCGACTCCATCGGCTCCTCGCGTCTCGAGGGAGGCTCTGGTGGAGACAGTGAGGTGCAGCGTACCATGCTCGAGCTCCTCAACCAGCTCGACGGCTTCGAGGCCACCAAGAACATCAAG GTCATCATGGCCACCAACCGCATAGACATCCTCGACTCGGCTCTGCTCCGGCCCGGCCGCATCGACCGGAAGATCGAGTTCCCACCTCCCAACGAGGAG GCCCGTCTGGACATCCTGAAGATCCACTCACGCAAAATGAATCTGACACGTGGCATCAACCTGCGCAAAATCGCCGAGCTCATGCCAGGGGCATCAGGTGCTGAGGTTAAG GGCGTTTGTACAGAAGCCGGTATGTACGCCCTGCGAGAGAGGAGGGTCCACGTCACCCAGGAAGATTTCGAGATGGCTGTCGCAAAG GTGATGCAGAAGGACAGCGAGAAGAACATGTCTATCAAGAAGCTCTGGAAGTAG
- the psmc5 gene encoding 26S proteasome regulatory subunit 8 isoform X2 yields the protein MMELEDSKGGSGLRQYYLSKIEELQLTVNEKSQNLRRLQAQRNELNAKVRLLREELQLLQEQGSYVGEVVRAMDKKKVLVKVHPEGKFVVDVDKNIDINDVTPNCRVALRNDSYTLHKILPNKVDPLVSLMMVEKVPDSTYEMIGGLDKQIKEIKEVIELPVKHPELFEALGIAQPKGVLLYGPPGTGKTLLARAVAHHTDCTFIRVSGSELVQKFIGEGARMVRELFVMAREHAPSIIFMDEIDSIGSSRLEGGSGGDSEVQRTMLELLNQLDGFEATKNIKVIMATNRIDILDSALLRPGRIDRKIEFPPPNEEARLDILKIHSRKMNLTRGINLRKIAELMPGASGAEVKGVCTEAGMYALRERRVHVTQEDFEMAVAKVMQKDSEKNMSIKKLWK from the exons ATG ATGGAGCTGGAGGACAGTAAAGGAGGCTCAGGTCTCCGGCAGTATTACCTGTCCAAAATCGAGGAGTTACAG CTGACTGTGAACGAGAAGAGCCAGAACCTTCGGCGTCTGCAGGCCCAGAGAAATGAGCTTAATGCTAAAG TGCGTCTGCTTCGTGAGGAGCTGCAGCTGCTGCAGGAACAGGGCTCGTACGTGGGCGAGGTGGTCCGAGCCATGGACAAGAAGAAAGTGCTGGTGAAG GTTCACCCCGAGGGGAAGTTTGTGGTGGACGTGGACAAGAACATCGACATTAATGAT GTGACCCCGAACTGCCGGGTAGCGCTGCGTAACGacagctacacactgcacaagATCCTCCCCAACAAGGTGGACCCTCTTGTGTCGCTCATGATGGTGGAGAAG GTGCCTGACTCTACCTACGAGATGATTGGTGGTCTGGACAAGCAGATCAAAGAGATCAAGGAGGTGATCGAGCTGCCCGTCAAGCACCCGGAGCTCTTCGAGGCCCTCGGGATCGCACAGCCGAAG GGGGTGCTGCTGTACGGACCTCCTGGCACCGGGAAGACGCTGCTGGCCCGAGCCGTGGCTCATCACACCGACTGCACCTTCATCCGCGTCTCCGGCTCCGAGCTTGTGCAGAAGTTCATCGGAGAGG GAGCGCGAATGGTGCGTGAGCTATTCGTGATGGCGCGTGAGCATGCGCCCTCCATCATCTTCATGGATGAGATCGACTCCATCGGCTCCTCGCGTCTCGAGGGAGGCTCTGGTGGAGACAGTGAGGTGCAGCGTACCATGCTCGAGCTCCTCAACCAGCTCGACGGCTTCGAGGCCACCAAGAACATCAAG GTCATCATGGCCACCAACCGCATAGACATCCTCGACTCGGCTCTGCTCCGGCCCGGCCGCATCGACCGGAAGATCGAGTTCCCACCTCCCAACGAGGAG GCCCGTCTGGACATCCTGAAGATCCACTCACGCAAAATGAATCTGACACGTGGCATCAACCTGCGCAAAATCGCCGAGCTCATGCCAGGGGCATCAGGTGCTGAGGTTAAG GGCGTTTGTACAGAAGCCGGTATGTACGCCCTGCGAGAGAGGAGGGTCCACGTCACCCAGGAAGATTTCGAGATGGCTGTCGCAAAG GTGATGCAGAAGGACAGCGAGAAGAACATGTCTATCAAGAAGCTCTGGAAGTAG
- the smarcd2 gene encoding SWI/SNF-related matrix-associated actin-dependent regulator of chromatin subfamily D member 2, whose protein sequence is MASRAAFPATPGAPVMNPGMNSPGHPRMAAMNPAYRAMPNPANQYPHPGVPPVRNMPMGGMGSMGSPMSGPSYGGTMTVRPGMPQTAMDPARKRLLQQQQQQQQQQHAGGMMGHRRGLKRRKMADKVLPQRIRDLVPESQAYMDLLAFERKLDQTIARKRMEIQEAIKKPITQKRKLRIYISNTCTPAKPEGEESEKVASWELRVEGKLLEDPGKQKRKFSSFFKSLVIELDKELYGPDNHLVEWHRMPTTQETDGFQVKRPGDVSVKCTLLLMLDHQPPQYKLDPRLARLLGVHTQTRASIMQALWLYIKNNKLQDCHEKEYINCNRYFRQIFACPRMRFSEIPMKLAGLLQHPDPIVINHVISVDPNDQKKTACFDIDVEVDDPLKSQMSSFLSSTTNQQEIAALEMKIHETIESINQLKTQRDFMLSFSNNPQDFIQDWLKSQSRDLKLMTDTAGNPEEERRSEFYQAPWIQEAVGRYIFSKVQQRRQELEQVLGIRLT, encoded by the exons ATGGCGTCCAGAGCGGCGTTCCCTGCTACCCCGGGCGCCCCGGTGATGAATCCCGGGATGAACTCTCCCGGCCACCCGCGGATGGCAGCGATGAATCCGGCCTACCGAGCAATGCCGAACCCGGCTAACCAGTATCCG cATCCCGGCGTCCCTCCTGTCCGTAACATGCCCATGGGCGGAATGGGTTCCATGGGGTCTCCGATGTCCGGGCCGTCGTACGGTGGCACCATGACCGTTCGGCCCGGCATGCCCCAAACCGCGATGGACCCGGCGCGCAAGAGActcctgcagcagcagcagcaacagcagcagcagcagcatgcgGGGGGGATGATGGGACATCGGAGAGG GCTGAAACGACGCAAAATGGCCGACAAAGTTCTACCCCAGAGG ATCCGGGATCTGGTTCCTGAGTCTCAGGCGTACATGGACCTTCTGGCGTTTGAGAGGAAGCTGGACCAGACCATCGCTCGCAAGCGCATGGAGATCCAGGAGGCCATCAAGAAGCCCATCACG CAAAAGCGTAAGCTGAGGATCTACATCtcaaacacctgcacacctgccAAACCTGAGGGGGAGGAGTCGGAGAAAGTGGCATCATGGGAGCTCAGAGTGGAGGGCAAACTCCTGGAGGAT CCCgggaaacagaagagaaagttTTCCTCCTTCTTCAAAAGCCTGGTCATTGAGCTGGATAAGGAGCTTTATGGTCCAGACAACCACCTGGTGGAG TGGCACAGGATGCCCACCACTCAGGAGACGGACGGCTTTCAGGTGAAGCGGCCGGGAGACGTGAGTGTGAAGTGCacgctgctgctcatgctggaccaccag CCGCCGCAGTACAAACTGGACCCTCGGTTAGCGCGTCTCCTGGGCGTTCACACTCAGACCCGAGCCAGCATCATGCAGGCGCTCTGGCTCTACATCAAGAACAACAAGCTGCAGGACTGCCACGAGAAAGAGTACATCAACTGCAACCGCTACTTCAGACAG ATCTTCGCCTGCCCCAGAATGAGGTTCTCCGAGATCCCCATGAAGCTGGCGGGACTCCTGCAGCACCCCGACCCCATCGTCATCAACCACGTCATCAG CGTGGACCCGAACGACCAGAAGAAGACGGCGTGCTTCGACATCGACGTAGAAGTGGACGATCCGCTGAAGAGCCAGATGAGCAGCTTCCTGTCCTCCACCACCAACCAGCAGGAAATCGCAGCCCTGgagatgaag ATCCATGAGACCATCGAGTCAATAAACCAGCTGAAAACGCAGCGGGACTTCATGCTGAGCTTCAGCAACAACCCTCAGGACTTCATCCAGGACTGGCTCAAGTCTCAGAGCCGAGACCTCAAG ctGATGACGGACACTGCCGGGAACccagaggaggagaggaggagtgaGTTCTACCAGGCTCCCTGGATCCAGGAGGCCGTGGGCCGCTACATATTCTCCAAG GTCCAGCAGAGGAGACAGGAGCTGGAGCAGGTACTCGGTATCCGCCTCACCTAA